The following is a genomic window from Calliphora vicina chromosome 5, idCalVici1.1, whole genome shotgun sequence.
AAGTATGTAGATGCCCAGACTAAAAAGTACGCCCATTTGAAGTAAACGCACCACaacaaatcaataaatataaatccAAATAAACAAGATGACGAAATTATTACAATCTGctataaaaattgccaaatcaTTACATTGTTCTCCCACTAAACTAGCCTTAGTTGTCCGAGCtgatttaaaaatgtctaaAGGTAAAACTGCTGCCCAATGTGCTCATGCTGCTGTATTATGTGTTCAAGAAGCTCAATGCAGTAAGGACACCAACGCTCAGCAAATTTTAGAATCGTGGTTGGTTAAAGGGcaaccaaaaattgttttaaaggtAGATGGTGGTTATGATGATCTAATTAAGTTACAAGAGGAATCGACACAATTTGGTGTAATATCTGCGTTGGTGCACGATGCTGGCCGGACACAACTTGCAGTTGGAACCGCTACTGTTCTGGGCATAGGACCGGATACAGTAGAGAGGATTGA
Proteins encoded in this region:
- the LOC135960542 gene encoding peptidyl-tRNA hydrolase 2, mitochondrial, encoding MTKLLQSAIKIAKSLHCSPTKLALVVRADLKMSKGKTAAQCAHAAVLCVQEAQCSKDTNAQQILESWLVKGQPKIVLKVDGGYDDLIKLQEESTQFGVISALVHDAGRTQLAVGTATVLGIGPDTVERIDKLVGHLKLL